One Arthrobacter sp. StoSoilB19 DNA window includes the following coding sequences:
- a CDS encoding beta-ketoacyl-[acyl-carrier-protein] synthase family protein: MTAVQPRALVTGAGTINPLGSSVKETWEALLEGRSGIGPLEQDWAGQLPVKIAGQVTADLSEHLSTREMKRMDRCGQLALIAAREAWAQAGAPEVDPERFAVVIGSAYGGLGSTIEQDRVLAESGPRKVSPHTLTRLMVNGPAAWVSIDLGARGGARTPVSACASGAEAIVQAAEMIRSGAADVVIAGGVDASVNDLVITGFSQIRALSTRSDDPKLASRPFDGGRDGFVLAEGAGVVVLESEEHARARGAAVLGAVAGGAVTSDANDIVAADPAMQRRVMQKALDSAGMRPADIGFVHAHATSTPVGDRLEGQAINAVFGADVPVTSTKGHTGHLLGGAGSLAAVVVLEALRTGKVPGTLNVEALDPEVDLNVLTEGTHQLPPGYAPAGLVNAFGFGGHSVALVLTAG, translated from the coding sequence ATGACGGCAGTACAACCACGCGCGCTGGTCACCGGCGCCGGCACCATCAACCCGCTGGGTTCCAGCGTCAAGGAAACCTGGGAGGCCCTGCTTGAGGGCCGGTCCGGGATCGGGCCGCTGGAGCAGGACTGGGCAGGGCAGTTGCCCGTCAAAATCGCAGGGCAGGTCACCGCAGACCTTTCGGAGCACCTCAGTACCCGCGAGATGAAGCGGATGGACCGGTGCGGCCAGTTGGCGCTGATCGCGGCGCGCGAGGCATGGGCGCAGGCCGGCGCCCCCGAGGTGGATCCGGAGCGGTTCGCCGTGGTGATCGGCTCCGCTTACGGCGGGCTCGGTTCCACCATCGAGCAGGACCGGGTGCTGGCCGAATCGGGCCCCCGGAAGGTTTCGCCGCATACCCTCACCCGCCTCATGGTCAACGGTCCGGCCGCGTGGGTGTCCATCGACCTTGGCGCCCGTGGCGGCGCCCGGACGCCTGTCAGCGCCTGCGCCTCCGGGGCTGAGGCGATTGTCCAGGCAGCCGAGATGATCCGCTCCGGTGCTGCCGACGTCGTGATTGCCGGCGGCGTGGACGCCTCCGTCAACGACCTTGTGATCACCGGCTTCTCCCAGATCCGTGCCCTGTCCACGCGGTCGGATGACCCCAAGCTGGCCTCGCGCCCGTTCGACGGCGGCCGCGACGGGTTTGTGCTGGCAGAGGGCGCCGGCGTGGTGGTGCTGGAGAGCGAGGAGCACGCCCGTGCCCGCGGCGCCGCCGTCCTTGGTGCTGTGGCAGGCGGAGCCGTGACCTCCGACGCGAACGACATCGTGGCCGCGGACCCCGCCATGCAGCGGCGGGTCATGCAGAAGGCGCTGGACTCGGCGGGCATGCGGCCGGCTGATATCGGATTCGTCCACGCGCACGCCACCTCCACCCCTGTGGGGGACCGGCTGGAGGGCCAGGCGATCAACGCCGTCTTCGGCGCTGACGTGCCGGTCACTTCCACCAAAGGGCATACCGGCCACCTGCTGGGCGGCGCCGGTTCCCTGGCCGCCGTCGTGGTCCTCGAAGCCCTGCGGACCGGGAAGGTCCCCGGGACGCTGAACGTGGAAGCGCTGGACCCGGAAGTGGACCTTAACGTCCTCACCGAAGGCACCCACCAGCTTCCGCCGGGTTATGCCCCGGCCGGGCTGGTGAATGCCTTCGGTTTTGGCGGCCACAGCGTGGCGCTGGTGCTTACCGCGGGTTAG
- the disA gene encoding DNA integrity scanning diadenylate cyclase DisA: protein MARSPEESLRATLGRVAPGTPLRDGLERILRGRTGALIVLGSDRTIDSICSGGFDIGIEFSPTRLRELAKMDGAIICDKDAGNILRAAVQLVPDSSIETQESGTRHRTAERVAKQTGVPVISVSQSMQIIALYVNGLRHVLEGSENVLARANQALATLERYVARLDQVTSSLSALEIEAMVTVRDVAVTLQRQEMVRRISEEISQYVLELGEDGRLLSLQLDELTVGRGPGSDVIIRDYASPNASAEDIEKAVNELVSLGPTELIDLGKISAIVGFAGGEANLDAVVQPRGYRLLSGLKAVPKAVADRLVDHFGGLQFLMAATIDDLMTVDGIGDQRARTVREGLSRMAEASLLDRFL, encoded by the coding sequence ATGGCGCGGAGCCCCGAAGAATCGCTGAGGGCCACTCTGGGCAGGGTTGCACCCGGAACGCCCCTCCGCGACGGCCTGGAACGGATCCTCCGCGGACGCACCGGCGCACTGATCGTCCTCGGCTCCGACCGCACCATCGATTCCATCTGCTCCGGCGGATTCGATATCGGCATCGAATTCTCGCCCACCCGGCTGCGCGAACTGGCCAAGATGGACGGCGCCATCATCTGCGACAAGGATGCCGGCAACATCCTGCGTGCCGCGGTCCAGCTGGTCCCGGACTCAAGCATCGAAACGCAGGAATCGGGCACCCGCCACCGCACGGCGGAACGGGTGGCCAAGCAGACCGGGGTCCCGGTCATATCCGTGAGCCAGTCCATGCAGATCATCGCCCTGTACGTCAACGGGTTGCGGCACGTCCTGGAGGGCTCGGAAAACGTCCTTGCCCGCGCCAACCAGGCCCTGGCCACCCTGGAGCGCTATGTTGCCCGCCTGGACCAGGTCACCAGTTCGCTCTCGGCCCTGGAAATCGAGGCAATGGTGACGGTGCGCGATGTGGCCGTGACCCTGCAGCGGCAGGAGATGGTGCGCCGCATCTCGGAGGAAATCTCGCAGTACGTCCTGGAACTTGGCGAAGACGGCCGGCTCCTCTCGCTCCAGCTCGACGAGCTCACCGTGGGCCGTGGACCGGGCAGCGACGTGATCATCCGCGACTACGCCAGCCCCAACGCCTCCGCGGAGGACATCGAAAAGGCCGTCAACGAACTGGTCAGCCTGGGCCCGACAGAGCTGATCGATCTCGGCAAGATCTCCGCGATCGTGGGGTTCGCGGGCGGCGAGGCAAACCTCGATGCCGTCGTCCAGCCCCGCGGATACCGGCTCCTGTCCGGCCTGAAGGCGGTTCCCAAGGCGGTAGCGGACCGGCTGGTGGACCATTTCGGTGGCCTGCAGTTCCTCATGGCGGCCACCATTGACGACCTCATGACCGTTGACGGCATCGGCGACCAGCGCGCCCGCACCGTGCGTGAGGGGCTCAGCCGGATGGCCGAAGCAAGCCTCCTGGACCGCTTCCTGTAA
- a CDS encoding peptide chain release factor 3, producing MSQDVLTPARISGIHKEAGRRRTFAVISHPDAGKSTLTEALALHAKVIGTAGASSGKANRKETVSDWMQMEKDRGISISSAALQFSYRDTVINLLDTPGHADFSEDTYRVLAAVDCAVMLVDAAKGLETQTMKLFEVCKQRNLPIITVINKWDRPGLDALALMDEITERTGLQPMPLTWAVGISGDFRGVWDLRNDRFARFQRNNAGAQIAITEYFTPEEAAEDQGSNWSDAVDEAGLVIESNLEFDVDAFHAGRATPILFSSAALNFGVKELLDALVDFAPPAAPRPDVDGNPRPVESPFSGFVFKVQAGMNKAHRDHVAFIRVCSGVFERGMVVTQTRTGKSFATKYAQQVFGREREVIDEAYPGDVVGLVNASSLRVGDSLFLENPVEYPAIPLFAPEHFQVARSKDPSKFKQFRRGIEQLEHEGVIQVLRSDVRGDQAPVLAAVGPMQFEVVEDRMAHDFSAPMRLERLPYSLARISTADAMPALANVPGAEVLLRSDGEYLALFNDVWALRRIEKNHPDLTLVPIGTHNPAK from the coding sequence GTGTCCCAAGATGTCCTGACCCCCGCCCGGATCTCCGGTATCCACAAAGAGGCTGGCCGCCGCAGGACCTTCGCTGTCATCTCCCACCCTGACGCGGGCAAGTCAACGCTCACCGAAGCGCTGGCGCTGCACGCAAAGGTGATCGGCACCGCGGGCGCTTCCAGTGGCAAGGCCAACCGCAAGGAAACAGTCTCGGACTGGATGCAGATGGAAAAGGACCGCGGCATCTCCATCAGCTCCGCGGCCCTGCAGTTCTCCTACCGGGACACCGTCATCAACCTTCTGGACACCCCCGGCCACGCCGACTTCTCCGAGGACACCTACCGCGTGCTCGCCGCCGTTGATTGCGCCGTGATGCTGGTGGACGCCGCCAAGGGCCTGGAAACCCAGACCATGAAACTCTTCGAGGTCTGCAAGCAGCGCAACCTGCCCATCATCACGGTCATCAACAAGTGGGACCGCCCGGGCCTGGACGCCCTGGCATTGATGGACGAGATCACCGAGCGCACCGGGCTGCAGCCCATGCCGCTGACCTGGGCCGTGGGCATCTCCGGTGACTTCCGCGGCGTCTGGGACCTCCGCAACGACCGCTTCGCCCGGTTCCAGCGCAACAACGCCGGAGCGCAGATCGCCATCACCGAGTACTTCACTCCCGAGGAAGCGGCGGAAGACCAGGGCAGCAACTGGTCAGACGCGGTGGACGAGGCCGGACTGGTGATTGAGTCCAACCTGGAGTTCGACGTCGACGCCTTCCACGCCGGCAGGGCAACCCCCATCCTGTTCAGTTCTGCTGCGCTGAACTTCGGCGTCAAGGAACTGCTGGACGCGCTGGTGGACTTCGCCCCGCCGGCAGCGCCCCGCCCCGACGTGGACGGAAACCCCCGTCCCGTGGAATCCCCGTTCTCCGGGTTCGTCTTCAAGGTCCAGGCCGGCATGAACAAGGCGCACCGCGACCACGTGGCCTTCATCCGCGTCTGCTCGGGCGTCTTCGAGCGCGGCATGGTGGTCACCCAGACCCGCACCGGCAAGTCCTTCGCCACCAAGTACGCACAGCAGGTGTTCGGCCGCGAACGCGAAGTCATTGACGAGGCCTACCCCGGTGACGTGGTGGGCCTGGTCAACGCGTCCTCGCTGCGCGTGGGCGACAGCCTGTTCCTTGAGAACCCGGTGGAATACCCGGCCATCCCGCTGTTTGCCCCCGAGCACTTCCAGGTGGCCCGGTCCAAGGACCCCAGCAAGTTCAAGCAGTTCCGCCGCGGCATTGAGCAGCTGGAACACGAGGGCGTCATCCAGGTGCTCCGCTCCGACGTCCGCGGTGACCAGGCTCCGGTGCTTGCCGCGGTCGGGCCCATGCAGTTCGAAGTGGTGGAGGACCGCATGGCGCACGACTTCAGCGCACCCATGCGCCTGGAACGCCTGCCCTACTCCCTGGCCAGGATTTCGACTGCGGATGCCATGCCCGCGCTGGCAAACGTCCCGGGCGCGGAGGTGCTGCTGCGGTCCGACGGCGAATACCTCGCCCTGTTCAACGACGTCTGGGCGCTCCGGCGGATCGAGAAGAACCACCCCGACCTGACGCTCGTGCCCATCGGCACCCATAACCCCGCAAAGTAG
- a CDS encoding 2'-5' RNA ligase family protein gives MRSIELVFDGPTESLVRADWARLAAAGLPSLAGHTSPSNSPHITLAAGTDLVAAREGPWEVLPVDVTFSGAVVFPAGAGKYVLARAVLPTAPLLDLHGILHQGLSGALPLTCPGAWTPHVTISRRIPGHQLGTAVDLLDLRLEGRCTGARLWDSSTRTVTPLGASA, from the coding sequence ATGCGCAGCATCGAGTTGGTCTTTGACGGCCCCACCGAATCCCTGGTCAGGGCTGACTGGGCACGGCTCGCGGCCGCCGGCCTCCCCAGCCTGGCAGGGCATACCTCCCCCAGCAACAGCCCGCACATCACCCTTGCGGCAGGCACGGACCTGGTTGCCGCCCGGGAAGGTCCCTGGGAGGTGCTGCCCGTGGATGTCACCTTCTCCGGAGCGGTCGTCTTTCCCGCCGGCGCAGGAAAATATGTCCTTGCCCGCGCCGTGCTGCCGACTGCTCCCCTGCTGGACCTGCACGGAATCCTGCACCAGGGCCTGTCAGGGGCGCTGCCGCTGACGTGTCCGGGGGCCTGGACACCGCACGTCACCATCTCCCGGCGTATTCCCGGCCATCAACTCGGAACGGCGGTGGACCTGCTGGACCTGCGCCTCGAGGGCCGCTGCACGGGAGCGCGGCTCTGGGACAGCAGCACCAGAACAGTCACACCCCTGGGAGCCTCCGCCTGA